Genomic segment of Candidatus Jordarchaeales archaeon:
ACCTCTCTGCGAGCCTCCTCCTCGCAAGCTTAAAAATATCCCCTCTACAGATCTTAATAACTTCTCCCTCAACAACTCCTACTCGTTCAAAACACCGTAAAACAGCGTTAACAGCTTCTTCTAAATACCTCTTTTCTTTGAATAAGGGATTTTGGAAAAAGTGAACGGGGATCACATCCCAAACAAAGCAATTCTTCCTAACCTCTAGGACACCGACGACAACTCCTCCGACAGGATCGCCCACCCCGGCGTCGTCAACCATCACTACCATTAAAAAGCCCACCGTTACAATTTGAAACAGTGTTTCTCGTATTTTACTGGTACGGAAACTTTTAAAGAATGACGTTCCAAATGATTTTTCACCATTTTTTACTCGGGAAGTGGAGGGGTCCCCGTGGTGAGGGTTGCGATTAATGGCTTCGGAAGAATAGGCAGAACAGCGTTGAGGGCGGCTGTAGAGCGAAGAGATCTAGGTGTTGAGATAGTTGCGATAAATGACTTAGCAGACGTCAAGACCCTAGCTCACCTGTTAAAGTACGACTCAGTGTATGGTCGCTTTAAGGGCACAGTAGAAACAGATGGTGGAAACCTCATTGTAAACGGGAAACCCATAGCAGTTCTGAACGAAAAAGATCCCGCTAAACTACCATGGAAAAAAATGGAAGTAGACATTGTGATAGAATCAACTGGCGTGTTCACTCACAGAGAAGGAGCAGCAAAACACCTTGAGGCGGGGGCAAAGAAAGTCATAATCTCGGCCCCGGCAGAAAACCCAGACATAACGATAGTAATAGGCGTGAACCACCACGAGTACGATCCCAAAAAACACAACATAATATCTAATGCGAGCTGCACCACGAACTGCCTGGCTCCAATCGTAAAAGTTCTCGACGATAATTTCAAGGTGCAAAGAGGACTGATGACTACAGTTCACGCATATACTAACGACCAGAGGATACTCGACTTCCCCCACAGAGACCTCAGGAGAGCTAGAGCGGCGGCAGTATCAATAATACCCACGTCGACTGGAGCGGCCAGAGCTATAGGGCTTGTGCTACCGCACCTTAAGGGGAAACTAGATGGAATAGCGTTGAGAGTTCCGGTCCCAGACGTATCAATAGTAGACTTGGTAGCTCAAGTTGAGAGGAGAACAACAAAGGAAGAGGTAAATGAGGCATTCATAAAAGCGTCGCAAGGCGATCTGAAAGGTATACTTGCATGTTCACGTGAACCTTTAGTTTCAGTTGACTACATAGGAGACCCCCACTCAGCCATAGTGGACCTAGAATACACAAATGTGATCGACGGGACATTTGTCAAAGTTATGGGGTGGTATGACAACGAGTGGGGCTATTCAAACAGGCTTATCGAGCTCGCGTCGATGATAGGCAAGAGCCTCTAGCCTAAAAAGATTCCGGAAGACTTAATTTTCAAAAAATGTTCAAAACCAAACTCTTTTATCACTCCTCCTCCACTTTTCTTTTAGTAGGGGGTCAAGATAAAATGAGCTTCCTACTCAGTCCAAGAGGGATCTTGAGCTTCATTATTGGCTTATTCTTCATGTTTGGAGTAGTGTACTTCGTAGCTCTCGGACACACTCTGGTGGACCTAAAAACAGTCCTCCTAGGCTTCCAGATCAGCCCATGGCTCGGGTGGAATATACTTTCCCCCACAATCAAGGCATCATTAGCGGACTACCTGATTAGACCTTACACGTTAGCTACAGCGACGCCTCCCGCTCAAACATACGTTCCAATAGCTGCTTTAGCTCTTGGAGGCTTCGTGATGGGTCTCATAAGAAAGCACCCGCTCAACGCGGCTATCATAGGGTTCACATTAGCTATAGTAGTAATCATTGCATATGTTGTCTCCCTCATCTCTAACCCATACAACATAATACCTAGCATCCTAGGATTGTCACTAAACGACATACTCCTCGTCTTCGTAATACCCTCTGCCACGGGATTCATTGGAAGTCTACTCACCGCCATCTAAGAGAAGAAACTCTATTTCCCCCTCATTTTTTATGTTTAGCAAAACTTCACTTTCTTTTTTCATAACTCTCGATCAAGCGAAAAGTGAAGGCAAGGTTTATGCCGTCGCAATGTCTGGTGCCATCCTTTCGTTATGAGAACTAAAAATTAGTTCAATGCTAATTTTAGCTTCCTCAGCTGCGCTTAAAACCATGACCTTTTTAAGGAAGAACTATCCCTCATTTGTTCAAAACCATGAACGGGGAGGTTAGGAGTTGTGACGCTGAAGGACTTACTTGTTCTCGCGATAGTCTACCTTTACGTGTTTGCAGTGATAGGTGTCAGTGAAGGGTTGAGGAGGTGGAAGGGGTTAAGCTCGGAGTTCACGAGGAAAATGATACACTTCTTCGCTGGCGACGCCATAGTGTTCTGTCCCTTCTTCGATACCCCACAATTGATTCCGCTGGTCCCGCTAACACTAGGTCTCCTTATCTTCTTCACAACTCCAAGAAGCCCCTTTAAAAGTCTTAGGACAATGTTTGAAGTTATGGCTAGGGAAGAAGACTATGCTTCGGGGCACATTTACGGCCCGTTCTACTACATTGTCTCCGTTGGAATAGTAGTAGCAGTTTTCGTCTTGCCCTTCGCCGCAGCATACTGGCCGCTCTTCACTTTAGGTGCTTTTGCTCTCTTCTCAATGTTCTACGGTGACGGACTGGCGGCAATAGTCGGCTCCAAGTGGGGGAGGCACAAGTATACGGTCAGGGGGAATACAAGAAGCGTCGAAGGCTCACTTACAGTATTCTTGA
This window contains:
- the gap gene encoding type I glyceraldehyde-3-phosphate dehydrogenase, whose amino-acid sequence is MVRVAINGFGRIGRTALRAAVERRDLGVEIVAINDLADVKTLAHLLKYDSVYGRFKGTVETDGGNLIVNGKPIAVLNEKDPAKLPWKKMEVDIVIESTGVFTHREGAAKHLEAGAKKVIISAPAENPDITIVIGVNHHEYDPKKHNIISNASCTTNCLAPIVKVLDDNFKVQRGLMTTVHAYTNDQRILDFPHRDLRRARAAAVSIIPTSTGAARAIGLVLPHLKGKLDGIALRVPVPDVSIVDLVAQVERRTTKEEVNEAFIKASQGDLKGILACSREPLVSVDYIGDPHSAIVDLEYTNVIDGTFVKVMGWYDNEWGYSNRLIELASMIGKSL